A window of the Henckelia pumila isolate YLH828 chromosome 3, ASM3356847v2, whole genome shotgun sequence genome harbors these coding sequences:
- the LOC140893552 gene encoding disease resistance protein RPM1-like has protein sequence MAESAVSFLLDQLTVLLRDERKLLGGIGNNAVYIRDELGHLRAFLRAADAREESDEQLKEWVKQVREITYDTEDVLAMYMLRFSYQRRDTSGLNGYIKKMYCSMKNLRSRHRIASEFQNIKLRLENVSKSRERFKDVYNDMNERSSNKTYDTRGDALLLDEAEVVGIEKPKKQLLEWLMQTDDGLKVISVVGMGGLGKTTLVKKTYDDASVKENFNCRVWITFSENFNLEHLLREMINGLANEIMVPLPQNLEAMTDIKLKEFVYEFLKDKTYMIVLDDVWKVDAWESIRYAFPRVSAHGRIIITTRLYNVGNAACSETNGHLYHLNPLTPEKSEELFHRKAFPRKSCPPYLKEISKSILKRCEGLPLAIVVVGGLLATKNNNLEDWKLFDRHIGLESQEDSLKGMNKLLSLGYYDLPYYLKACFLYLSIFPEDELLLKWKIIRLWIAEGFVEAKEGYTPEEVAESYLNELLNRSLIQSADTYQDGRPRKFRIHDILRNFIISKSKEQNLLTVAREEEMSRPHKIRRLTISTSFNDTKECCNFQYLRSLFWLEFADSESGMMMFQKALGGGCRLLKVLDIRGAPIDSLPTEVFEFYYLKYLGLRKTNIKLIPKSIGNLENLETLDLKKSKVTELPIEILKLHKLRHLLVYSYGVKGIFHSVTRTLKAPYAIGCNLTCLQKLCFIDADEADGIKIVREIRKLTQLRKLGITKLRREDGKDLCSSLGKLTKLRRLSIYSMEEDEVLDLDHSLPSSPLPFLRTVVLKGRLEKLPQWVYSLDGLTELQLSWSRLKDDSLQHLGDLPNLLSLVMGKLSYEGEELVFKDRKFQKLKFLCPWELRGLRNVRVEKGCMPHLVKLTLRDCKLMEELPEGIEHLRNLKDVGFIEMSEKFTRRVVMQKVEEGVEWKLSHVSQVRGRNLVDNEWTRWL, from the coding sequence ATGGCAGAGAGTGCAGTATCTTTTCTCTTGGATCAGCTTACTGTGTTGCTCCGAGACGAGCGAAAATTACTCGGAGGGATTGGAAATAATGCAGTTTACATTCGAGATGAATTGGGACACTTGAGGGCCTTCCTTCGAGCTGCGGATGCAAGAGAAGAAAGCGATGAGCAACTTAAAGAATGGGTCAAGCAAGTGCGTGAAATCACTTACGACACTGAAGATGTTCTTGCAATGTACATGCTTCGATTTTCCTATCAACGTCGTGACACGAGTGGGTTGAATGGGTACATCAAAAAGATGTATTGCTCCATGAAAAATTTGAGATCCCGCCATCGAATTGCTTCTGAATTCCAAAATATCAAGTTGAGACTGGAAAATGTTTCCAAGAGTCGCGAGAGATTCAAAGACGTGTACAATGATATGAATGAACGATCAAGCAATAAAACCTATGACACTCGAGGTGATGCGCTTCTATTGGACGAAGCAGAGGTCGTGGGCATCGAAAAGCCGAAGAAACAACTCTTAGAGTGGCTTATGCAGACTGATGATGGGCTTAAGGTCATTTCAGTAGTAGGCATGGGTGGTTTGGGTAAAACAACCCTTGTTAAAAAGACATACGATGATGCATCAGTGAAGGAAAATTTCAATTGCCGTGTGTGGATTACTTTTTCAGAGAATTTCAACTTGGAGCATCTTTTGCGAGAAATGATTAATGGTCTTGCTAATGAAATCATGGTTCCACTGCCTCAAAATCTGGAAGCAATGACTGATATCAAACTGAAAGAGTTTGTTTATGAGTTTCTCAAGGATAAAACTTACATGATTGTCCTTGATGATGTTTGGAAAGTTGATGCATGGGAATCCATTAGATACGCATTTCCAAGAGTCAGTGCTCATGGCCGCATCATCATCACCACACGTTTATACAACGTAGGCAATGCTGCCTGTAGCGAGACAAATGGTCATCTGTATCATTTGAATCCTTTAACTCCTGAAAAATCAGAAGAGTTGTTTCACAGAAAGGCATTTCCAAGAAAATCATGTCCTCCATATTTAAAGGAAATCTCAAAAAGCATCTTAAAGAGATGTGAGGGTTTGCCGCTTGCAATTGTTGTCGTTGGTGGCCTATTAGCAACCAAGAACAACAATCTTGAAGATTGGAAATTGTTTGATCGTCACATCGGTCTTGAATCACAAGAGGACTCTCTCAAAGGAATGAACAAATTACTGTCTCTTGGCTATTACGACCTGCCCTACTATCTCAAAGCTTGCTTCTTATATTTGAGCATTTTTCCAGAAGATGAATTGCTCTTAAAGTGGAAAATAATTCGACTATGGATAGCAGAAGGTTTCGTGGAGGCAAAAGAGGGATATACACCAGAAGAAGTGGCAGAGTCCTACCTTAACGAGCTTCTCAACAGAAGTCTAATCCAGTCAGCGGATACATATCAAGATGGAAGGCCAAGAAAGTTTCGTATCCACGACATTCTACGAAACTtcatcatttcaaaatcaaaagaacaGAATCTTCTCACAGTAGCTCGTGAAGAAGAAATGAGCCGTCCTCATAAGATCCGACGATTGACAATTAGTACTTCATTTAATGACACGAAAGAATGTTGCAACTTTCAGTATCTGCGCTCTTTGTTTTGGTTGGAGTTTGCAGACTCAGAATCTGGAATGATGATGTTCCAAAAGGCTTTGGGCGGTGGTTGTAGACTATTGAAAGTTTTAGATATAAGAGGAGCTCCAATAGATAGCCTCCCAACTGAAGTTTTCGAGTTCTATTACCTCAAATATCTCGGCTTAAGGAAAACAAACATCAAACTCATTCCAAAATCGATCGGAAATCTTGAAAACTTAGAGACCTTAGatctcaagaaatccaaagTGACGGAATTGCCCATTGAGATTCTGAAACTTCACAAGCTTCGGCATCTGCTAGTGTACTCTTACGGAGTTAAAGGAATTTTTCATTCTGTCACAAGAACCTTGAAGGCTCCGTATGCAATAGGATGCAACTTGACATGCTTGCAAAAGCTTTGTTTTATAGATGCAGATGAAGCAGATGGCATTAAAATAGTGCGGGAAATAAGGAAGCTAACTCAACTCCGAAAATTAGGCATTACAAAGCTGAGAAGAGAAGACGGAAAGGATCTTTGCTCCTCATTAGGGAAGCTTACAAAACTGCGCAGGTTATCCATTTATTCAATGGAGGAGGATGAGGTGTTGGATTTGGATCACTCTTTACCTTCTTCACCTTTGCCATTTCTTCGTACAGTTGTTTTGAAGGGACGTTTGGAGAAGTTACCTCAATGGGTGTATTCCCTTGATGGGCTCACGGAACTACAATTGTCTTGGAGCAGATTAAAAGATGATTCATTACAGCACCTGGGAGATTTGCCCAATCTGTTATCCCTAGTCATGGGTAAACTTTCATATGAAGGTGAAGAATTAGTTTTCAAGGATAGAAAATTTCAGAAGCTAAAATTTTTGTGCCCATGGGAACTAAGAGGATTGAGAAATGTGAGAGTGGAGAAGGGTTGCATGCCTCATCTGGTAAAACTGACACTTCGGGATTGTAAACTAATGGAGGAGTTGCCAGAGGGCATCGAGCATCTAAGAAATCTTAAGGACGTGGGGTTCATTGAAATGTCGGAAAAATTCACTAGGAGAGTTGTAATGCAGAAAGTTGAAGAAGGGGTTGAGTGGAAGCTTTCCCATGTTTCTCAAGTTAGGGGTAGAAATCTAGTCGATAATGAATGGACACGATGGCTGTAG
- the LOC140893555 gene encoding protein CHLORORESPIRATORY REDUCTION 42, chloroplastic, giving the protein MALNLSLMLTRASPNINHLKFHSLKRQFVTNCELNESKSSKLEIGSPIIVIEAPQLLKTAASVPCLRANSGLIKPGDVGRIVSRKPKDVWAVRLSVGTYLIDGKYFKPLELPE; this is encoded by the exons ATGGCGCTGAATTTATCCTTGATGCTCACTCGTGCCTCCCCAAACATCAACCATTTGAAATTCCACAGCCTCAAGAGACAATTCGTCACAAATTGTGAATTGAATGAATCTAAATCATCGAAACTCGAAATTGGGTCTCCCATAATCGTTATCGAGGCTCCACAATTGCTTAAAACTGCAGCTTCTGTCCCTTGTTTACGCGCTAATTCCGGCTTAATTAAGCCCGGCGACGTCGGAAG GATTGTGTCGAGGAAACCCAAGGATGTCTGGGCAGTTCGTCTCAGTGTAGGTACTTATCTTATAGATGGAAAATATTTCAAGCCCTTGGAACTTCCTGAATGA
- the LOC140893554 gene encoding E3 ubiquitin-protein ligase RHF2A-like yields MEEEKTPENHLTSAAAFVEGGIQEACDDACSICLEDFSDSDPSTVTSCKHEFHLQCILEWCQRSSQCPMCWQPISLKDPGSQELLDAVEHERNIRMNPPRTTTIFRHPTLGDFELQHLPVSASESELEERIIQHLAAAAAMGRARQLARRDGQRSRASAQGRPHFLVFSSPNSSPANSATSSVDQRDVSDPAPTFMIAGPNSPFLTVGEDSAPVIARPSSAQADQLLTSASASSAGADQQGTFLTNRRSPTQTSQSSSQDRAGSSDFQSFSDSLKSRVGAWSMKCKESITKSTRGWKEKLFNRNSSIPEASPEVHREVDQVIAPVSRLMDHLEISEIDRTSIATVSNSTFDSSSSGSTEQRHITEMVGSSSLNEDNTRAPCAASASN; encoded by the exons ATGGAAGAGGAAAAGACGCCTGAGAACCATTTAACATCAGCTGCAGCTTTTGTCGAAGGTGGAATCCAAGAAGCATGTGATGATGCTTGCAGCATATGCCTTGAAGATTTTTCTGATAGCGATCCTTCAACA gtGACCAGTTGCAAGCATGAGTTTCATCTTCAGTGCATTCTTGAATG GTGCCAGAGAAGCTCCCAGTGCCCAATGTGTTGGCAACCCATCAGCTTGAAGGATCCCGGCAG CCAAGAATTGCTTGATGCTGTGGAGCATGAGAGGAATATTCGGATGAACCCACCAAGAACTACTACTATATTTCGTCATCCAACCCTTGGAGATTTTGAGTTGCAGCAT TTGCCAGTCAGCGCTAGTGAATCCGAGCTTGAAGAGCGAATTATTCAGCACTTGGCAGCTGCTGCTGCCATGGGAAGGGCTCGTCAGCTTGCTAGGAGAGACGGTCAGAGGAGTAGGGCCTCTGCTCAAGGCCGTCCccattttttggttttttcaaGCCCTAATTCATCTCCCGCAAATTCAGCAACTTCTTCAGTTGATCAAAGAGATGTCAGTGATCCAGCACCTACTTTCATGATCGCTGGCCCAAATTCTCCTTTCTTAACTGTAGGAGAAGACTCTGCGCCTGTCATTGCACGACCCTCATCTGCCCAAGCTGACCAGCTTTTGACTTCAGCATCAGCATCAAGTGCAGGTGCAGATCAGCAGGGAACATTCTTGACCAATAG AAGGTCTCCTACCCAGACTTCTCAAAGTAGCAGTCAAGATAGAGCTGGATCATCAGATTTCCAGTCTTTTTCAGACTCTCTGAAATCTCGTGTTGGTGCATGGTCAATGAA ATGCAAGGAGTCAATTACTAAGAGCACTAGAGGTTGGAAGGAGAAACTGTTCAATCGCAACAGTTCAATTCCCGAAGCTAGTCCTGAAGTTCATAGAGAGGTTGACCAAGTTATTGCTCCTGTATCTCGACTGATGGATCACCTTGAAATATCAGAGATCGATAGAACCAGCATTGCCACTGTATCAAACAGTACTTTTGATAGCTCAAGTTCAGGCTCTACCGAACAGCGGCATATCACAGAGATGGTTGGTAGCTCTTCGTTGAACGAGGATAATACGCGAGCTCCATGTGCTGCTAGTGCATCAAACTAA
- the LOC140887075 gene encoding protein STRICTOSIDINE SYNTHASE-LIKE 3-like codes for MRRAGVFAVVCLLLAVYCAVDPFDHCAISGFPDFKAFKVEMPAWSEIPVEKDTENLLQKSEIKFLNQVQGPESVAFDPMGRGPYTGVADGRIVFWDGEKWNDFAYTSPNRSALCDTKPSLLSYLKNEHICGRPLGLRFHKQTGDLYIADAYLGLLKVGPEGGLATSLATEAEGVPFGFTNDLDIDDEGIVYFTDSSTTYRRRNFLLLVFSGENSGRVLKYDPSTKSTTVLVRNLQFPNGLSLSKDKSFFVFCEGSIGRLRKYWVKGEKAGTSEIMAVLPGFPDNVRTNEKGEFWVAIHCRRTVYAYFSAMYPKLRQLCLKLPISAKIHYLMQIGGRMHGAIVKYSPEGKLLKILEDRQGKVVKAVSEVEERDGKLWMGSVLLPFVAVYQLD; via the exons ATGAGACGGGCCGGAGTATTCGCGGTTGTATGCCTTCTGTTGGCCGTGTACTGTGCGGTGGACCCGTTTGATCATTGTGCCATTTCTGGTTTTCCAGATTTCAAGGCGTTTAAGGTGGAAATGCCTGCGTGGTCCGAAATCCCAGTTGAGAAGGACACCGAGAACTTGCTGCAGAAGTCGGAAATCAAGTTCTTGAACCAGGTGCAGGGGCCGGAGAGCGTGGCATTTGATCCCATGGGGCGCGGCCCCTATACTGGGGTTGCTGATGGGAGGATTGTTTTCTGGGATGGGGAAAAGTGGAATGATTTTGCTTATACTTCTCCCAATCG GTCAGCGCTATGCGATACAAAACCATCACTATTGAGCTATTTGAAGAACGAacacatctgtggaagaccaTTGGGTCTAAGATTTCACAAACAGACAGGTGATTTGTACATTGCAGATGCATATCTTGGGTTGCTGAAGGTTGGGCCTGAAGGTGGTTTGGCAACATCTCTAGCCACCGAGGCGGAAGGAGTTCCTTTTGGATTTACAAATGACTTAGACATTGATGATGAGGGGATCGTGTATTTCACCGATAGCAGCACAACATACAGAAGAAG GAATTTTTTGCTGTTAGTATTCTCTGGAGAAAATAGTGGAAGGGTGCTGAAATATGATCCAAGCACGAAATCAACCACTGTTCTTGTTCgaaatctccaatttccaaatGGTCTTTCCCTGAGTAAAGATAAATCATTCTTTGTGTTCTGTGAGGGTTCGATCGGCAG GTTGAGAAAGTACTGGGTAAAAGGTGAGAAGGCAGGCACCTCTGAGATTATGGCTGTGCTGCCTGGATTTCCAGACAACGTTCGAACAAATGAAAAGGGCGAGTTTTGGGTAGCAATCCATTGTCGCCGAACCGTATACGCTTACTTCTCAGCAATGTACCCAAAATTACGCCAGTTGTGTCTGAAACTTCCTATTTCTGCCAAGATTCACTATCTGATGCAAATCGGAGGTCGTATGCATGGAGCAATCGTGAAATACAGCCCTGAAGGTaagcttttaaaaattttggaagaTAGACAAGGAAAAGTAGTTAAAGCAGTTAGCGAAGTCGAAGAGAGAGATGGGAAACTTTGGATGGGAAGCGTCCTGTTGCCATTTGTTGCAGTTTACCAGTTAGACTGA
- the LOC140888852 gene encoding uncharacterized protein, which translates to MATTTASTTIRIENGGRRHRGGRIGETAGDCAAIACCCPCATIHLVILALYRLPTGLCKKAWRRRKRHALLKKKKKRTNSMEKENQCKDNSFGFYTYDCDGDEESTDQSDAVEWDSEVWDHFYGYGFWRSASQRNEQRVNGMLS; encoded by the coding sequence ATGGCGACGACGACGGCATCGACTACAATCAGAATCGAAAATGGCGGCCGGAGACACCGGGGGGGCAGGATTGGCGAGACGGCGGGAGATTGCGCGGCGATTGCTTGTTGCTGTCCATGCGCGACGATACATCTCGTAATCCTTGCTCTTTATCGCTTACCCACCGGTTTGTGCAAGAAGGCGTGGAGGAGGAGGAAGCGTCACGCAttgttgaagaagaagaagaaaaggacGAATTCAATGGAGAAGGAGAATCAGTGCAAAGATAATTCTTTTGGGTTCTATACATATGATTGTGATGGTGATGAGGAATCGACCGACCAAAGCGACGCCGTTGAATGGGACAGTGAAGTTTGGGACCATTTCTATGGGTATGGCTTCTGGAGGAGCGCTTCACAGAGGAACGAGCAACGAGTCAATGGCATGCTTTCTTGA